The following proteins come from a genomic window of Andrena cerasifolii isolate SP2316 chromosome 6, iyAndCera1_principal, whole genome shotgun sequence:
- the LOC143369700 gene encoding protein-lysine N-methyltransferase SMYD4 — protein sequence MSIDVIDVNVFIPQAFGTTVFKMEWHNILETVTRKLKATQGLKRNVKREDELVSYLWTDQTIRTLMSEWLESHYHKKECKSISSAQVFKAIGNMEFQAKEYARSIKSYTECASHAPINSHELSVAIANRSAALFYLNRYDDCLKDIELAIKLNYPKQLHCKIYLRAVQCYLKLGKRDLAEETLSKIHRMINNPDYIAPSMKGSIEKRISEITFTESCEQSDVTNTSDLDKLKSEIIFNENPDFAHASVNIERKFDSEFGRYVITKRHVKKGDILFLEKPVSFVLLNHDSSNYLCQHCNRSNPDVPVPCAGCFNTFYCDAKCLDEAWSSYHRWECPGSQMCLWKEIGLGHLAMKVLLTCTTTMNKFKFNEMQNLLTNFEKLSIEDLTLYGITAIMLTVYLSEYTDFFKINDLDHCLVQKFSDNTFNSNFNIVTDDDKQLYVSSLLLRYILQLICNGHAIITSNTLSNESDASMDQENIVATGIYPSASMMNHSCDPNIISIFVDQYLIVRAAKDIAANEEIFSCYGPHYRYMSRDERQKHLKSHYCFTCKCKPCTVPCILYFLERFSAMKCLRCNGALCNIRNLLYCLDCGDRPRIHYRNEIKLAEKIYESVQESIDSDDIEQALERLKSCLLIRKRVLYKYNTDIMRTLTLIEKIYIAKGQWEESITYLEAKIPAVIERYGPSSVELLNELNNLIDMCIIYLQKQSNTSTDAYKNLLEKTHKYMDQIEELTNFNYGSWNKIYEATKKKRKEIAIL from the exons ATGTCAATTGATGTCATTGATGTCAATGTGTTCATTCCTCAAGCTTTTGGCACTACAGTATTTAAAATGGAGTGGCATAATATATTGGAAACTGTTACGCGTAAATTAAAGGCGACACAAGGATTGAAGAGAAATGTAAAACGCGAAGACGAATTAGTATCCTATTTATGGACAGATCAGACTATACG GACACTCATGTCTGAATGGTTAGAAAGCCATTACCATAAGAAGGAATGTAAATCCATATCGAGTGCTCAAGTTTTTAAAGCAATAGGAAATATGGAATTTCAAGCTAAAGAGTATGCTCGGAGTATAAAATCATACACAGAATGCGCGTCGCATGCTCCTATAAATAGCCACGAATTGTCAGTTGCAATTGCGAACAGATCCGCTGctttattttacttaaatagATACGAT GACTGTTTAAAAGACATTGAATTAGCGATTAAGTTAAATTATCCTAAGCAATTacattgtaaaatatatttgcgtGCTGTGCAATGTTACTTGAAATTAGGCAAGAGGGACTTAGCTGAAGAGACTCTTTCCAAGATACATCGAATGATAAATAACCCTGATTATATTGCTCCTTCCATGAAAG GTAGTATTGAAAAGCGAATTTCCGAAATAACATTCACCGAGTCCTGCGAACAAAGCGACGTGACAAACACTTCCGATTTAGACAAGTTAAAAtctgaaattatatttaatgaaaATCCTGATTTCGCACATGCCTCGGTGAATATAGAGAGAAAATTTGACAGCGAATTTGGGAGATATGTGATAACAAAAAGGCACGTAAAGAAAGGTGACATTCTATTTTTGGAGAAACCTGTAAGTTTTGTGTTACTAAATCACGATTCGTCAAACTATCTTTGCCAACACTGCAATCGTTCAAACCCAGACGTTCCAGTCCC ATGCGCAGGATGTTTCAATACCTTTTATTGCGACGCGAAGTGCTTGGACGAAGCATGGTCTTCGTACCATCGTTGGGAATGTCCAGGAAGCCAAATGTGTCTTTGGAAAGAAATTGGACTCGGACATTTAGCGATGAAAGTTTTGCTGACTTGTACAACTACTATGAACAAGTTTAAGTTCAATGAAATGCAAAATTTATTGACTAATTTTGAGAAACTCTCCATCGAAGACTTGACACTATATGGAATT aCAGCCATCATGCTAACTGTATATTTGTCGGAGTATACtgatttctttaaaataaatgatCTTGACCACTGTCTGGTACAAAAATTTTCTGATAACACTTTCAACTCCAACTTTAATATTGTAACAGATGATGATAAACAACTTTACGTGAGTTCTTTACTGTTACGATATATACTCCAACTTATTTGTAATGGGCACGCGATTATTACTTCGAACACGTTATCAAACGAAAGTGACGCGTCTATGGATCAAGAGAATATTGTGGCAACAGGAATTTATCCTTCTGCAAGTATGATGAACCACTCTTGCGATCCCAATATAATTAGCAT TTTCGTGGATCAGTATCTAATCGTTAGGGCCGCCAAAGATATCGCggcaaatgaagaaattttcagTTGTTACG gcCCGCATTATAGATACATGTCGAGAGACGAAAGGCAGAAACATTTAAAAAGTCACTACTGTTTTACTTGCAAATGTAAACCTTGCACTGTACCATGTATACTGTACTTTCTG GAAAGATTTAGTGCCATGAAGTGCTTAAGGTGTAACGGAGCATTATGCAACATCAGGAATTTGTTGTATTGTCTAGATTGCGGAGATAGGCCTAGAATTCATTATCGAAATGAGATAAAGTTGGCTGAAAAAATTTACGAATCGGTTCAAGAATCCATTGACTCCGATGACATAGAGCAAGCATTGGAAAGATTAAAAAGTTGCTTACTTATCAGGAAAAGAgtgttatataaatataacacaGACATTATGCGTACTCTAACTCTTATAGAAAAGATATATATAGCAAAGG GTCAATGGGAGGAAAGTATAACATACTTGGAAGCTAAAATTCCGGCGGTCATAGAAAGATATGGGCCTTCAAGTGTAGAGCTTCTTAATGAATTAAATAATCTTATAGACATGTGCATTATATACCTACAAAAGCAATCAAATACCAGCACAGACGCTTACAA aaatctattGGAGAAAACACATAAATATATGGACCAGATAGAAGAACTTACAAATTTCAATTATGGGTCGTGGAATAAAATTTACGAGgctacaaagaaaaaacgaaaagaaatTGCCATTCTGTAA